Proteins encoded by one window of Cannabis sativa cultivar Pink pepper isolate KNU-18-1 chromosome 4, ASM2916894v1, whole genome shotgun sequence:
- the LOC115714272 gene encoding protein REVEILLE 1 isoform X2: MVGVGVKLKVVRGSIGNVEGSVQPIAIPPPRPKKKPKHPYPRKSVDLFNLSILHQSERSPSPSLVHTDKGVKSPTSVLSSHGSDAVGSATSDQNNRSSSMSRTTDLHSIILSPFEKNNGHLLSKSSNEEKSSLPENQFSDCSTMENVLCLKCESGAKNTKHTEEETELSTSTSFKIFGKIVLLSDLEKGSPSGVEGSKTLQTDQMPVSELSPDQLGTDLCLGGIVSDCHLLACGASINLLEQQKEDSNAVKGNASMLQWSLYQTPCNYIIADNIPSVEQTFLSSCAEGKTKDKEVQKERSCTGSNEGSASGIETLGDTNIEAVNSFSQEPPTKVSVEPCNSRKGFVPYKRCLAERDNVSSMKPNDRERQKIRVC; the protein is encoded by the exons ATGGTCGGGGTTGGCGTCAAATTGAAG GTAGTTCGGGGTTCAATAGGGAATGTTGAAGGTTCTGTGCAACCAATTGCGATTCCTCCACCAAGGCCTAAAAAGAAGCCTAAGCATCCTTATCCTCGCAAATCAGTTGACCTTTTTAATCTGTCTATTTTACATCAATCAGAAAGATCTCCATCTCCAAGTCTTGTACATACAGATAAAGGAGTGAAGTCTCCTACTTCAGTTTTGTCCAGTCACGGCTCTGATGCAGTGGGCTCTGCTACTTCTGACCAGAATAACAGGTCTTCATCAATGTCAAGGACAACTGATTTGCATTCGATAATCCTGTCTCCTTTCGAGAAGAATAATGGGCACTTGTTATCGAAATCATCCAATGAAGAGAAGAGCTCACTTCCTGAAAATCAATTCTCTGACTGTTCGACCATGGAGAATGTCTTGTGCTTG AAATGTGAATCAGGTGCTAAGAACACTAAACACACTGAAGAAGAGACCGAACTTTCAACTTCAACAAGTTTTAAGATTTTTGGAAAGATAGTCTTGTTGTCTGACCTCGAGAAAGGATCGCCTTCTGGTGTTGAGGGTTCCAAAACATTACAAACTGACCAAATGCCTGTTTCAGAATTATCACCAGATCAATTAGGCACTGATCTGTGTCTTGGTGGAATTGTTAGTGACTGTCATCTGTTGGCATGTGGTGCTTCTATTAACCTGTTAGAGCAACAGAAAGAAGATTCTAATGCGGTGAAAGGCAATGCTTCTATGCTTCAGTGGTCTTTGTATCAAACACCATGCAATTACATCATCGCAGACAACATCCCAAGCGTAGAGCAAACATTTCTGAGTTCTTGCGCAGAAGGAAAAACCAAAGATAAGGAAGTTCAGAAGGAAAGGTCTTGTACTGGTTCTAATGAAGGATCTGCTAGTGGGATAGAAACTCTAGGAGACACAAACATAGAAGCCGTCAATTCCTTTTCCCAAGAACCTCCTACTAAAGTAAGTGTTGAACCCTGCAATTCTAGGAAGGGGTTTGTACCATACAAGAGATGCCTAGCAGAGAGAGACAATGTGTCATCTATGAAGCCTAATGATAGAGAGAGACAGAAAATTCGAGTTTGCTAA
- the LOC133036850 gene encoding uncharacterized protein LOC133036850, giving the protein MQLLERVKEESPFNNFFEREPLAFSGALIHQLFMHKIKLDKDDEVHFYIAKKRCRFGRTEFALVTGLNLLRGPTEAEVSERATSDRLIVEYFNGDPSISIGRLRSVFESCTEKDDCYKLGLVLFVMGVLTGKEEKNLVPPFIIRMVEDLPFFYNYPWGKISFNLLKDTWSKDFVQKKKHMDEKIVKGTTQKESKYVLLRS; this is encoded by the coding sequence ATGCAGTTGTTGGAAAGGGTGAAGGAGGAATCCCCTTTCAACAATTTTTTTGAGAGAGAGCCATTAGCGTTTTCAGGTGCTCTTATCCATCAGCTCTTCATGCATAAGATAAAATTAGATAAAGATGATGAGGTGCATTTTTATATTGCAAAGAAGAGATGCCGATTCGGCCGAACTGAGTTTGCCTTGGTGACTGGGCTTAATTTGTTACGTGGACCGACTGAGGCTGAGGTTTCGGAGAGGGCGACGTCAGACCGTTTGATAGTAGAATATTTTAATGGGGATCCATCTATCAGCATTGGTCGTCTGCGCAGCGTCTTTGAGAGTTGCACTGAGAAGGATGATTGTTACAAGTTGGGTTTGGTGCTGTTCGTGATGGGTGTTCTGACTGGGAAAGAAGAGAAGAACCTGGTTCCCCCATTTATCATTAGAATGGTTGAGGACCTCCCTTTTTTCTACAATTACCCGTGGGGGAAAATTTCTTTCAACTTGTTGAAAGATACTTGGAGTAAGGACTTTGTACAAAAGAAAAAGCATATGGATGAGAAGATTGTGAAGGGAACGACTCAGAAGGAGTCAAAGTACGTTCTTCTTCGCTCTTAA
- the LOC115714272 gene encoding protein REVEILLE 7 isoform X1: MGLTEIYDSAPKARKPYTITKQREKWTEEEHQKFLDALKLYGRGWRQIEEHVGTKTAVQIRSHAQKFFSKVVRGSIGNVEGSVQPIAIPPPRPKKKPKHPYPRKSVDLFNLSILHQSERSPSPSLVHTDKGVKSPTSVLSSHGSDAVGSATSDQNNRSSSMSRTTDLHSIILSPFEKNNGHLLSKSSNEEKSSLPENQFSDCSTMENVLCLKCESGAKNTKHTEEETELSTSTSFKIFGKIVLLSDLEKGSPSGVEGSKTLQTDQMPVSELSPDQLGTDLCLGGIVSDCHLLACGASINLLEQQKEDSNAVKGNASMLQWSLYQTPCNYIIADNIPSVEQTFLSSCAEGKTKDKEVQKERSCTGSNEGSASGIETLGDTNIEAVNSFSQEPPTKVSVEPCNSRKGFVPYKRCLAERDNVSSMKPNDRERQKIRVC; this comes from the exons ATGGGGTTGACAGAGATCTATGACAGTGCACCTAAG GCCAGAAAACCTTACACAATTACAAAACAAAGAGAAAAATGGACGGAGGAAGAGCATCAGAAGTTTCTTGATGCCTTGAAGTTGTATGGTCGGGGTTGGCGTCAAATTGAAG AACATGTAGGCACCAAAACTGCTGTTCAGATTCGAAGTCATGCTCAAAAGTTCTTCTCTAAG GTAGTTCGGGGTTCAATAGGGAATGTTGAAGGTTCTGTGCAACCAATTGCGATTCCTCCACCAAGGCCTAAAAAGAAGCCTAAGCATCCTTATCCTCGCAAATCAGTTGACCTTTTTAATCTGTCTATTTTACATCAATCAGAAAGATCTCCATCTCCAAGTCTTGTACATACAGATAAAGGAGTGAAGTCTCCTACTTCAGTTTTGTCCAGTCACGGCTCTGATGCAGTGGGCTCTGCTACTTCTGACCAGAATAACAGGTCTTCATCAATGTCAAGGACAACTGATTTGCATTCGATAATCCTGTCTCCTTTCGAGAAGAATAATGGGCACTTGTTATCGAAATCATCCAATGAAGAGAAGAGCTCACTTCCTGAAAATCAATTCTCTGACTGTTCGACCATGGAGAATGTCTTGTGCTTG AAATGTGAATCAGGTGCTAAGAACACTAAACACACTGAAGAAGAGACCGAACTTTCAACTTCAACAAGTTTTAAGATTTTTGGAAAGATAGTCTTGTTGTCTGACCTCGAGAAAGGATCGCCTTCTGGTGTTGAGGGTTCCAAAACATTACAAACTGACCAAATGCCTGTTTCAGAATTATCACCAGATCAATTAGGCACTGATCTGTGTCTTGGTGGAATTGTTAGTGACTGTCATCTGTTGGCATGTGGTGCTTCTATTAACCTGTTAGAGCAACAGAAAGAAGATTCTAATGCGGTGAAAGGCAATGCTTCTATGCTTCAGTGGTCTTTGTATCAAACACCATGCAATTACATCATCGCAGACAACATCCCAAGCGTAGAGCAAACATTTCTGAGTTCTTGCGCAGAAGGAAAAACCAAAGATAAGGAAGTTCAGAAGGAAAGGTCTTGTACTGGTTCTAATGAAGGATCTGCTAGTGGGATAGAAACTCTAGGAGACACAAACATAGAAGCCGTCAATTCCTTTTCCCAAGAACCTCCTACTAAAGTAAGTGTTGAACCCTGCAATTCTAGGAAGGGGTTTGTACCATACAAGAGATGCCTAGCAGAGAGAGACAATGTGTCATCTATGAAGCCTAATGATAGAGAGAGACAGAAAATTCGAGTTTGCTAA